One window of the Haloarcula halobia genome contains the following:
- a CDS encoding amino acid permease: MSDEDLAKDLGPLAALTIGVGTMIGAGIFVLPGEAILKAGSFASVAFILGGVIAMFTALSASELGTAMPRSGGAYYYVNHALGPMFGSVAGWANWLGLAFASAFYMVGFGRYIARIFGLSGSVGVGPISITVVKLIALVGGAFFVLINYVGAKETGRLQNIIVVLLIGILTVFTFLGTLRAEPSNLPAATDVVTTLETTGLIFVSYLGFVQITSVAEEIKDPGKNLPRAVIGSVVIVTVIYALVLVIMSAAVPQGFIADIISSDAENPIAVVEVGNYIQGAAMGGALLFGGLLATASSANASILASSRINFAMGRDRIVTPALNEIHPKYGTPYRAIGITGGLILLFIIIGDLTLLSGAASGLHLIIYGLLNLALIVMRYVNPDEYTPDFVVPLYPLMPILGVVLSFALLVFVAGDALLLSFGIAAAAVLWYALYARSRTEKQGILSKHIISRSGEMPDAAVSAATGVQPDGGQYRVMVPLANPAHETDLITLASAIAKQRGGKVVATHIVTVPDQTALSAAADRSDEIDKSSQHLLNNAREDAETFGVDVETHTILSHKSYEAIFDAARTHTADLVVMGWGPDSHGSPGRAESAMDELTEAVPCDFLVLRDRGFDPSRILLPTAGGPDSELSADIAKLLQSEYDSEVTLLNVNDDREAGEQFLQDWAADQELEDAELLVKSGDIETAIQNASHDATLLLIGATEEGLLRRLVSRSLVLDIVDDVECSVLLAEKHRNRGLLERLF; the protein is encoded by the coding sequence ATGAGCGACGAAGACCTCGCCAAGGACCTCGGACCACTGGCGGCCCTGACCATCGGCGTCGGAACGATGATCGGGGCAGGCATATTCGTCCTTCCCGGGGAGGCTATCCTCAAGGCTGGATCATTCGCATCTGTAGCGTTCATCCTCGGCGGCGTGATTGCCATGTTCACGGCGCTGTCAGCCAGCGAACTCGGCACCGCAATGCCCCGATCGGGTGGGGCGTACTACTATGTCAATCACGCTCTCGGCCCCATGTTTGGCTCAGTCGCCGGATGGGCCAACTGGCTTGGACTGGCCTTCGCCAGCGCCTTCTACATGGTCGGATTCGGCCGCTACATTGCCCGTATCTTCGGACTCTCCGGTAGTGTCGGCGTCGGTCCGATATCGATTACCGTGGTGAAATTGATAGCGCTTGTCGGTGGGGCCTTCTTCGTCCTCATCAATTACGTGGGGGCGAAGGAAACCGGCCGATTACAGAACATCATCGTTGTCTTGCTTATCGGTATCCTCACTGTGTTCACGTTCCTCGGGACGCTTAGAGCCGAGCCGTCGAACCTCCCGGCTGCTACTGACGTCGTCACTACGCTGGAAACCACGGGACTCATCTTCGTCTCCTATCTCGGCTTCGTCCAGATTACGAGCGTGGCCGAGGAGATCAAAGACCCCGGAAAGAACCTGCCGCGGGCGGTCATCGGCAGCGTCGTCATCGTGACCGTCATCTACGCTCTCGTGCTGGTGATCATGAGCGCGGCCGTCCCACAGGGATTCATCGCGGACATCATCAGTTCTGACGCCGAGAACCCCATCGCCGTCGTCGAGGTTGGTAACTACATCCAAGGGGCCGCAATGGGGGGTGCACTCCTGTTCGGCGGCTTGCTCGCTACCGCTTCCAGTGCGAACGCCTCCATCCTCGCGTCCTCGCGTATCAACTTCGCCATGGGCCGTGACCGGATCGTCACACCAGCACTCAACGAGATACACCCGAAGTACGGGACACCATACAGAGCAATTGGCATCACCGGCGGGCTCATTCTCCTCTTCATCATCATCGGGGACCTGACACTGCTCTCGGGTGCTGCATCGGGACTACACCTCATCATCTACGGGTTGCTGAATCTTGCACTCATCGTCATGCGTTACGTGAACCCCGATGAGTACACTCCAGATTTCGTGGTTCCGCTGTATCCCCTGATGCCGATTCTCGGTGTCGTTCTCTCCTTTGCGTTGCTAGTGTTCGTCGCCGGCGACGCCCTGTTGCTCTCCTTTGGCATTGCTGCCGCAGCAGTGCTGTGGTACGCACTCTACGCCCGTTCACGAACCGAAAAACAGGGTATCTTGTCGAAGCACATCATCTCACGGTCCGGAGAGATGCCCGACGCGGCTGTCAGCGCGGCCACTGGAGTCCAGCCGGACGGCGGGCAGTACCGCGTGATGGTGCCACTGGCCAACCCTGCACATGAGACGGACCTCATCACACTGGCCAGCGCTATCGCCAAACAGCGCGGCGGGAAGGTGGTTGCTACCCACATTGTCACGGTGCCCGACCAGACGGCGCTCTCGGCCGCGGCCGACCGGTCCGACGAGATAGACAAGAGCTCACAGCACTTACTCAACAACGCCCGCGAGGACGCTGAAACGTTCGGCGTCGATGTCGAGACACACACTATCCTGTCACACAAATCCTACGAGGCCATCTTTGACGCCGCCCGCACACATACCGCCGACCTCGTCGTGATGGGATGGGGGCCGGACTCACACGGATCACCAGGACGGGCCGAATCGGCAATGGACGAACTGACCGAGGCAGTCCCCTGTGACTTCCTGGTCCTCCGTGACCGCGGGTTCGACCCCTCGCGCATCCTGCTTCCCACAGCTGGCGGTCCTGACTCTGAGCTGTCAGCCGACATTGCGAAGCTGCTCCAGTCCGAATACGACTCCGAGGTGACGCTGCTCAACGTCAACGACGACCGTGAGGCAGGCGAGCAGTTCCTCCAAGATTGGGCGGCCGACCAGGAATTAGAGGACGCCGAACTCCTCGTCAAATCCGGTGACATCGAGACGGCGATCCAGAACGCATCTCATGACGCCACACTCCTGCTCATCGGCGCGACCGAGGAGGGGCTACTTCGCCGACTCGTCTCCAGATCGCTCGTGCTGGACATCGTTGACGACGTGGAGTGTTCGGTCCTACTCGCGGAGAAACACCGCAACCGTGGACTGCTCGAACGGCTATTCTGA
- a CDS encoding universal stress protein, with protein MSSESTDEELLAHVLLPVANEDDALATAEALKPYGPNHVTALHVVEKGGGVPDKSPVEQSEQLAAESYDAVRSVFPDANDHTAYGRDVADEIFKAADEVDASAIAYRARGGNRLMDFLSGDISLKLVTKADRPVIALPREEEK; from the coding sequence ATGAGCAGTGAGTCTACGGACGAGGAACTCCTCGCACACGTGCTTCTTCCCGTCGCTAACGAGGATGACGCGTTGGCAACGGCGGAGGCTCTCAAACCCTACGGACCGAATCATGTGACAGCCCTCCATGTCGTAGAGAAAGGGGGTGGTGTACCGGATAAGTCACCAGTCGAACAATCCGAACAACTGGCCGCGGAATCGTACGATGCCGTCCGGTCCGTATTCCCCGACGCCAACGACCACACCGCCTACGGGCGGGACGTAGCCGACGAGATCTTCAAAGCTGCCGACGAGGTTGATGCCAGTGCTATTGCTTATCGAGCCCGTGGCGGGAACCGGCTTATGGATTTTCTCTCCGGTGACATTTCACTGAAGCTGGTCACAAAGGCTGACCGCCCCGTCATTGCCCTTCCCCGTGAGGAGGAAAAATGA